GCGCCACCCAGCGCCAGTTCCTGCTCCGGATGAAAGCCAATATCGAACGGATGGCCGGGTTGATCCGGGAAACCCTCCAGATCGTTGCGCTGGAGGCCGGGACCTTCCAGCTGGAGACCGGGCCGCTCCCTCTGACCGAAATCCGGGATCAGGTGCTTCAGCAGCTCCAGCCGGTGCTTCAGGAACGGGGCCTGCGCCTAACTTTAGAATGGCCGGACGACCTGCCGCCGGTCCGGATGGATCGGGATGCGGCCCAGCAGGTCCTCTATCATCTGCTGAACAACGCCGCCCTGTGCAGCCAGCCTGGCACGGCCATCGGCCTGCAGGCCCGCCTGAACCCCGAGGTCCCCGGAGTGCTCTTCCTCCGCGTGCGGGACACCGGTGGAGGCATTCCTCTGGAAGAAGTCGCTCGGGTGTTCATCCCCCGCTACCGGGCCACCACCCCCCTGATCCCGGGCGTTGGAGATAGCATTGGCCTCTCTATCGCACGGGCCCTGGTCGAGGCCAGCGGAGGCCGGATCTGGGTGGAGAGCGAGCCCGGCATCGGAAGCACCTTCACCGTCGTCCTGCCTCTTTTCGATGGATGATCAGATTCTGGGTAGCTGGCCACGGGGAGCCTTCATCCATGCACGGGGCTGAAGAAGGAGAAGGATGAGATCGGGACCCGCTTCCTCGTGGAAAACCATCCTGGAGCGCGCCCTGGGGCTCCTGCTGCTGGGGTGGATCCTGATCGGCGCCCTCTGGACGGCCGCCGCGGAGATGCGGCCTCGTCCTCTCGGAGGGGCGCGCAGCCCCGGCCTTCCCACCCGGCAGGCCACCCTGGAGCCCACGGCAACGTCCCCCATCCCCACAAGCCCAACGTCACCTCCCTCCCCCACGCTGCCGCCGGTGGCTCTATCGACGCCGAGCCCATCGGGTCCGACCGCCACGCCGTTGCCCAGCCCGACCCGCACGCCCTGCCGGCCGCCCGAGGATTGGATCCCCTATCGGGTGCAGCCTGGGGATACCGCCTTTCGGCTGGCGACCCTGGCGGGGATCTCTTTGCCCCGGTTTCTGGAGGCCAACTGCTTACGTGGACCCGCGCTGTTCATCGGCCAGCGGGTGTATCTGCCGGTGCGCCTGCCTACCCCAACTCCGAACCTGACCCCATGCGGCCCACCGTCGGAGTGGGTGCTGTATACCGTGCAGCCGGGAGAGACCCTCTACCGGCTGGCCGTGCGCTTCCAGGTTCCCCTCTACCTGTTGATGCAGGCCAATTGCTTAACCAGCCCGGCCCTGACCGCCGGTCAGCGTCTCTATGTGCCGCCGCTGGGGACGCCGACGGCCACACGGCCTCCGCCCCCGCCGCCACCGCCTCCACCCCCTCCGCCGCCGTCTTCTCCAGCTCCCTCCCCCACGGCGACGCCGACCCCTACGCCGGCGCCTCCGGCCCCGCCGACGGAGACCCCTTCTCCATCGCCGTCGCCCACCGCCACGGGGACACCTACC
This portion of the Thermoflexus sp. genome encodes:
- a CDS encoding LysM peptidoglycan-binding domain-containing protein yields the protein MRSGPASSWKTILERALGLLLLGWILIGALWTAAAEMRPRPLGGARSPGLPTRQATLEPTATSPIPTSPTSPPSPTLPPVALSTPSPSGPTATPLPSPTRTPCRPPEDWIPYRVQPGDTAFRLATLAGISLPRFLEANCLRGPALFIGQRVYLPVRLPTPTPNLTPCGPPSEWVLYTVQPGETLYRLAVRFQVPLYLLMQANCLTSPALTAGQRLYVPPLGTPTATRPPPPPPPPPPPPPPSSPAPSPTATPTPTPAPPAPPTETPSPSPSPTATGTPTGTPSPTAASSS